The Juglans microcarpa x Juglans regia isolate MS1-56 chromosome 8D, Jm3101_v1.0, whole genome shotgun sequence genomic sequence GTAGGAGATGAGGGTATTTTTCGTAGGGTGTGGagtggtgaatagtgactgatgagaataatttttcttatcccAAAGTGTGCAAATTAGATGTGGAAAGCACAGAAAAGCTGCCTAGTGGCCATTGCTTTCTTACCCAAAGGGTCATGAAAGGACAACATCAGTTTCATTTCCTGGCATCCACCTTCCACAATCTCCAATCCTTTAACAACAAACTATCCTAAAATCGTTAGCTTCCACGCAAGCTGAAAAGCAATATCattatttacaagaaaaaaaaaggaaggaaaacaACGTAGCTACCGACCTTGTTTCTCCACCAAGGAAAACAACACTAACCAGCTTGCTGGTCATTTGCCTTCCCACCTTCCCTAGTAACAATAAGTACAATAATGACTTCCTTTGCCGGTATTCTCCCACCTTCTCCGATCCTTGGAAGGAACAGCAAACAACTCTATACATGTGTTCATTCCACACAAGCTAAAAGCCAAATATCAGCCAGTCGGGGTAGATGAAAGGAAATAGTACTGCTACATTCACAAATGAACTGTACAAAAACAATTCcacaaactgacataattttatctgatccgttagatatattttacaataaaaataattttataatctgacgaatcaTATTAGTTTGTGAAATTGTTTTTATGTAATTCCTTTGTGGTTAGAGTGTTTCCCAAaggaaattgttttttttttttttttttcacattttaagTGTGATTGACtaattaaaccatttaaaatactcTACATTAATCGACTTTGAATAATATATCTAAGATGAAAAGTAACATTCTTGGGACAAAATTCTAGTCTGTAGATTTTGACCTAGTTTCTAAGGGAGGAGGGTAAGAGGTTGTTTTCTGTCAACCATCACGGACCATTTAAATCCAGAAAcagttttatctcatctcatcattacaactttctcaaatttttagataaaatataatagacaattcaattttttttaaatctcaaaataaaaataatattaaaaaataatattctaataatattttattcaactttcaactaaaattatttcatctcatcttactatcaaAATGGGCCGgcaatggaaaaataaaaaaacacagcCACCACTACCCCACCTGTAATTCCTTCCATGCCATACAGAACATGAGTATCATAGTCGACACAAGTTGATGAACAAAGGGTGTAAGCCGGCCACCTGCATTCCAAAATTATGGCAAGCTTCCAAATTTACTCTTAGTTTACTTCGCCAAAGCTTTTATATAAACTAAAGAATAGTTATATGTAAACACATATATGATTCCTGATCATGAATTCCATTGTTTCATCTATATATTCTAtctataaaactatttttacttTACACTGGAGGAAAGAACCTCAAAACttgcaaaagaaatgaaaattaagaacATGACAATGCAGGGCAACCATTTTTACCCCCACCAATACTTGGGATCTTCAATTGCAAATCGAATCAAGACCTTAAACTCTTAAAGCCACCTGATCTTGCCATGAAATCTTCCTTTTCCCGGCTCGATTGGACCCATTTCCCATATTCCTACAAATTGATAACTTCGTATCATTGAGCTGCTCATCACTTCCACCCCTAAGTAAACTTTTCTTCGGCTCGTCCCTTCCCGATGGCTCAGAATCTGACTGCAATTCCTCGTCTGTCTGCAAAcagaaaaatcaataaaaatattagctCATAGAAAGGAAGCAAATGCAAGAACTTAAAGCTCATAGTTGACATTGGTTATTAGACAATACCAAAATCTGGTTCAAGTCAAAAACTGGAGTAATGTGTCGCTTGGTAGCATCTTTTCCACTGTAGATCCTTTCCTTCTGGTTCATGTCAAATATTGGGGCAGAACCTTGCAAAGCAGCTTCCTTTCCACTGAAAGTTCTAGCCTTCTGGTTTAAGTCAAAGATTGGAGCAGGTTTCCGCAAGGTGGCTTCTGCTCCATTGTAAATCCTCTCCTTTCGGTTTAAAACAGGGGCTGGAACCGGGGGTCGTAATGCAGCTTCCTTTTTACtgttattctttccttttgtagCACCAGTATGTCGGACATCAAACTTCTGTGGTAGCACAAAATCCTGCTTTGGCTGTGGGTTGGGATGCTGGTTTGCAGTCAAGTCTTTGTATCGTTTCCTCAAAAATCTGCAGTTAAAGATATACAAGATGGCCAAGTTACAAATTGCATCATAGTATATTTGTCCAAATCCATCAACAATTCGAAGATGTTATACCGGACTTCCGCTGAAAGGGTCAACCTTTTTTGTTTCATCATCTGCAATTTCTTCTTCATGGCCTCTGTTTcctgaaatataatttaatattatgcATACATCTCTGGGCAAATTGAAGAAAATCAAAGCCGTACATAAAGACTCTAAATTCCGGCTAGCCAAGAACTCATAAACCAAACAATGTAAATATAATCAGCAAGAGCAAAACGAAAATAAATGCATCGAAGAAAGTTTAATAAGGTCAAACTCAAAGGAAATTTCCGATGAACTGGGAAGAAAAACCTACAAAATAATAGTTGAAACCTCTACATAGAAGTTAAGAGGAAAATTAAGCTTATAAACTTGAAAAAATGACTGCGTATAAAGTTACAAACACACAGACTAGCGGGAAGACagaaaagaagatgataaagaGAACTAGTAAAGTTCAATAGACAAAAGTTTCTAGCCAGGGAATACTTCTTTTTTGTGTACACGGGTTAtccctatttcattcgtatgaataaatttactcttacttatcaaaaaaattacttataaaaaaaaaaaagtttctagcCAGGGAAAGATACGATTAAACTCGTGATTACTCGACACCGATAATATCTCCTCTATATGAATAAACCCCCTAccacccaaacccctcaaaacAGAAAAACCATTAATTGTATTAGCCATCGTTGATGGGTATTCAttatatttgaaacaaaaagtaCCCAAGAAAACAtcgtatttaaaatttaatttccatTTCATCATCTATCAGCTTTTTTCTCAGCCACCAATCATAGGGTAGggtaagaaaatttaaaaaaaaatagagaagaaaacgGAGAAATTGAAATCTTTTTGGCTTTGTTTATTCAAGATCATAGCTTTCCTGaaaacaaaaaggagaaaatcaaataagacccgaaatactaatttctcttCCATATAATCAGTTTTCTAAACAACCAAACATCACAGAGCACACAAATCAAGGAAACCAGAAAACTATGAACAAAACCCACcagaaaatcaaacaaaatatcAGATCCCATGAAACGCACAAAAGAAAGTTTAAATCCATGAATTCACACAAATGAAATTACCTTCTGTAGCTCTTCAAAGTCCTGCAAAAGACTCTGGTGCTTGAACCTGGTCCTTGAGTCCTCGTACACAGCATACGGAGAAGGCTCCATAACAACAGcccctttcattttcttcatcagaTCACACAAAAACAGATCCCAAAAGCCAAGAACTAGCAAATACAGAAAGAGcggagaggggagagagaaacagagagatgggcaataaaaagaaagaaagagatgggTTAGAAATAATGAAAGAGTGGAGGCTAGAGAGACGGAATAGagacaaagaaaaaggaaagacaaatAAGAAGGAGAGATAGAGGGGAAGAGGTAAGAAGGTTCTTGCTTTCCCTGTTTTCTCTGTGAAACTCTGACCGAGACAAGAAGCCCAAAAAAGCCCACATAACTCGGTGAAAAATAATGTTCTTTTGAGAGACAGTGATGAAGATTGGAATTTTTTGGGGGTTGCAGAAGGGTAATGTTGGCAACATGcttttatgagagagagagagagagagagtctgtgAGATAGGTTCGGTTGGAGGACATTTGAAAACATccatcttctctttctctcctttcctattctttctttcttttttgtttttcttccgCGTAAGTTTTGGTCCAGATGGGCCATAAGAGAGAGTTGGGTGGTGTGGactcttctttgtttttttgataGGGAGGGAAGTGTTGCATCTGTGCTAGAGAGAGAACGGgaaaatttagagagagagagaagagatagagatagaggaTAGAGATAGAGGatagaaagggagagagatgaGGAGGGTGGGTTGGCTGGGGTGCCGAAAAAAAGCAGTAATAGCTAAATTGGATACATGGTGCTGTTAGCCTGTTATAATGATCTGATGTGCTGTTGCAGTTTTGTTGTTGGCATTTCCTTAACTTTAGGCTTTGGGGATGGGTTGGGTTGTTGTGATGGTGGTGTTTCTTCTGAACTGGGAAGGTGCTTTTCCTTCATTCTCACATTATTATACCAGGTCAATTGGATGTGAATTTACTGTTATAACCATTTTGGTCTTTTGCTTTGATGCTAAAGATGCCGATGCTGATGCTCAGAGAGATGCTGTTTTGTGCCTTCTGTGTCTCCTTCCTGTTTTCACACCCAATTAGCTTTCCAGCATTTGGCAGATTAAAGTGGGAACAATACTCAAAATTCCGGTTCCCCGTTCCAgccagaaacaaaaaagagttGTCTTTATCCAATTCCGTGAATGGTTTTTGGCAGGGTATCTCAAAGACATTTAACTTCCTTCTAAGGGTATATGGGTAAGTTCATGTaccatcatcatcgtcatccTATTCTCATTGAATATAGAAAGAAGTTCGTATTCATCCAGACCTACCTTCTGGACTTCTTGTGACAACACCCTTCCTGCCTGCCTACGTAGCCACTATTAAAGTTGTCCTTAATGCTTGGGGCCAACCAAGCTGAGATTCTGCCACTTCATGAAGCTTTGCTTATATTCCTAACAGAAGATTTGGGCCCCCGACTGACCTTAGTGGTACACACTGTTAAATTGTTGATTCCCACCATAGCAGGAGCTCTAATAAGTGCTGTATTGATACATAATAATAATGCCTTTGAGTAGTGCTCACGACTGTGTTGAGTTTGTGGAAAGAACAAATTTACTTATAAGCTTACTTATTAACATCCTAAATAtatttctcctttatttttagatatgagatgaaatgtcttgagattaaagttaaaatgttaaaaataatattattataatatattttttaatattatttttattttaaaattaaaaaaattaaatttatttattttattttatataaaaatttaaaaaaattataataatgaaacgagaaattttcaaaattttgaagtctcaaaccatcttctccaaaaaaaaatagagctcaacatgaaaaaataactacTTTTTGGCTGAACTCCCTCGGTAGAACCTCTACACAACGACAAAGCCGagacagaaagaaaaaagaagcagGGTCTCCATCTCTACCATAGAAATTTAGGTCCCTTCTATCTTCTGTAAACACTTTTGTCGGTGAACGCCCCATTAAATTCTCATGCACAAATGTCTGTGTTAGCGGTTGGCTGTATTACCATTTTAGAGAAGAGGGAGGCTATAAATGCCTCTTTAATATATCAGTTGTCCTGCTGCtgagatgataataaaaaaaaaaaaaaaaaaaattctgtccTGCAACTCCCCTCCCGTCCACTCCTAGtttctctattttaaaaatcacatttttaaaaaattaattttgtatataaaaaaaaatcctattatatatttttaaattaaataataataaaatatttttattttttatttttttcttaaaattatttttttatatattttacgatTAGCATCTActataaattctattatttaacCTATGCTCAAAAATACCAATTCTACGTAtctaaatattatcaatttcatatattaaaataaataattttatcaataaatattaacacgtgctaaaaatattttgtatcaacttaatacaaatttcatgagccGCTATTGAAATAggtatgagagagaaaaaaatagtaaaataatgtctgaaaagtgaataatatctctttaatttttttttaaatttgaagaaatactattcTTAATTATGTAAAATCGTGAAAATGCATAATTTAATGTAGATCAATTTAAAGAGATATTACACAAATATAAAGATACATAAGCATTGACACGTGAgtttgctcaaaaaaaaaaaaaaaaaaaaaacacatcgaCATGTGAgtgtaatatataaaaaaagaggtGAACTTAGTttttatccttaaaaaaaaagatggaatgCATATAAGATAACAACAAAAGGAATTACTTTCAGATGAATGCTTGATCatacatttatttataatataaagtagttgttagctagctagctcctaACTACGTACTTACcgtatttttatcatataataatcCTACCTCATCATATGAAAGTTACTGTTCAGAAAGTCTTCTTGACGATGCCGCCACCATAGtaagaaacaaaattatttttttttttttttttttttctaaaaaaaaaaatctttaaaggAGAAGTTAATCAATGCATTTGTAATAGGAGTGCTACCCGTATGATGCGGGACCTATTACTTAATTATCACTATTGTATTAtcttgacctcctatataatAGTGAGTTTAGGAAGTCAATACAATCtattaacttgaagttgaattcaaatttttaacaaattttatatatatatataatatttttatataaattatttatataaatattaaaaattataattttttatattaaaaagaagaagaatgtaGAGTGAGGGGTCCTACTCCGACTCCGCCCCGCCCCACCCTATCTGAGGGCGGGAGCGGAGGCGGACTCACCCCTAAATTCGCAATAACATAATCTACTGTATTAATTGTCACAGCAGCTCAAGCGTATCAATACGGAACTTCAAGAGGTCAAAGTTAAACCAGCCAAGTTTTATTCTGGACGAACGCTACGTGTTCATCTATAATTGGTCTGTTCTCTAGGGTATTAAACCATATGTGACAGTCAGAATCAACGTCCACAAAcggggaagaagaaaagggcAAAAACCCAAAAAGCCTTACATTATCCTCTtgaacaaaaacccaaaaaagctTAAAACTTTCTCACAACGGCAACGCTCATCTATGGCGTCGACGATTTCTCTGACAGGTCAGATGCCAAGCCTACGAGGAGTAAATGACTGGAGAAAGCCTTTCACTTCGTCGCACTCCCTCTGTAaattctctgtctctctctctggctTCCTTATTGCCCGTTTGGCTGATGAGCAACTTGGGAAATTAGGGAACTATATTTCCAAATGTGAATATGCATATAGATACCATTATTATATTGGGTTTGTGATTCTCTTGTGCAGTGTGGTCTATCTGGGGAAAATCATGTATTCCTCATCTGAGTGTCTTTTATGTAATGGTTTTTTTATATCGCGCGCTTACGATTTTGATTGCTGCATCGTATCAACTTGAGTCACTGGACTTATGCATTTTTGCAGTtaaatgcttttctttttgatttgattttgtattAGAGTGAATGTTCTGCAGTCACACTAGTGATGTCTCTACAAAATTGCGTTTTTGACAATAGAAAACTAGAAAATAGGATGACCCAAAAACCTTTAAAATGAGAAGAGAGAATCTATTAGCTGTGgaggtatttatttatttttggcgACGGTTTCCCTACATATGGAACACCAAGGAACAGTACTGAACTGAATGCCAGAGAACATGGCTAACTTAATTCTACATGTGAGCTAACGGTTGCCTAACATTTACAATGAATCACCCCCTCCTCCTAAAGAGAAGCCAACAAAGTGAGAACAGAAAAAAGATACAAGGAGATGGATTTGACAAATagaaaatgtatcttgttcatGTTATGGTCAATTGAAAATGTTGTTCATTTTATGTTTCATCTCTATGCTTGGAGGCAAGCCCACAACGGCTTCAAGTTTCCAGTCTATTGgattttttaaggatttttgctcattttctcctttttgctAGTTGGGTGTATCCGTTTGTATACTTTGTATGTAGTTGAATTGCACCCCTATGCAACTTCAGTAAAATTTATGTACTCATGATAAAAACGTTATGTGAAAAATATTGGTGCTGTCTTGAGTTTTtacttcttgtttttatttttattttatatagaatgtGGCTAGAATGCTATGCCAAATGGAATTTTGGTATTCATATTGTCTGTATTGATTCAATCTGTAATTTTGAGGCTTCCAGTTTGTTTTATACTTATATAAGAACTTGCTTTTCAAACcatgtaattttataattgatgATAGTAATAGAGTTGGTAACTTACCCTTCGGCTCATTTACAGGTAACCTGACTTCAAATGCAAATTCAGTGGATCTGCAGATGTTATCTCAGGCTCGTCAAGGTAAATATGGGCATAAAGGTAGATCCCTCCGTGTCTGTGGTCTATTTGGAGGGAAAAAGGACGAGAAGAGTGAAGATGCGCCTTCAAAGGTTAATGAACTTTGCTTTTAGGTCAAGAGTCCGTTGGTTGTAAAAAATGACCACATTAAGTGAAATCATCGTTGCAAATTTGAGGGCTTTCTTTTATGGCCTTGTGAAGTCCTTGAGAAACCTCAAACCAAATTACACGATTGTTTAGTGTAGTAAGAGGTTTTGCTGGTGCATGCCTGTGAGAAATTCAGAAAGGATATAACATTAGCATTTCCTGGCCCTCATTTGAAGCTATGATATGTAGGATGTTAGTCCTTAATAATTGGCATGTTGGGTGCTTGATGAGATGAAGCTTGTTTGAACTTGTGACATGTCCACCTTTATTTTCTGAAAGATTTTGGAGAAGCATAACATTATAAAGCTTTTATTCTAAATTTCATCACGATGTTACCATCTAACTTTTAACGTTACCCTCTAACTTTTACATGTGCATATAAACTTCCTGACATACATGTAAGCATACAAAAgactttctctttttaaaattgtaatcaTGAGCTTATATAACAAACCTGAGTCATGATCTTCAGTTATTTTTGTCCACAGCACTGATTTGAAGTTTCATACctgaaaaaacttatttttcggCAATAATATATGAGATCTGAAACCAAATGATACAGACTTGTTTGAAACAGAGCTGGTTGGAACCTTATTCTTAGTTTATGAGTTTTGTGATGGAGAGtttaaaaattggattttttttgtagtcGAAGACCATGATGCGCCACagtctatttcattttctttctttaaatattgGAGTGAGGAGTTTCTTTAAGCATGAACTTCTTATACCATGCCATGCATCTTGGACTTTGATAAGAGATGGTTTCTATATCATGGTATTCATTCATAAAGCAATGACTCAGAGGAGTCTCAAGTTCTGTTGATAATATAGTAATACTCGAGTTGTATAAACTATTAGATGATGTAGTTTATAAGTGCcttcgtttacttataaaaaaaaaaaagtgccttCGCAATACAAGTTTCGAGTGATAACTTGCACGCCATGATTGTTCCCTTGACAGTGAGAGGAATTGGCAAAAATGGGGTGGGAAAAGAAGTTGCTTGCAGCCTTATAATTAAACTTACAAGGACAATTAATTTGATTTGGTGttgtatatttttgttgtgtGATGATATGGAGTTGGACACGCATCTGTGAACTGAGACTGATATTACTTTGGTAGTTGACTGTAGGCAGGAATTCTCGGAAACATGCAGAATCTTTTTGAGACTGTGAAGAAGGCACAAATGGTTGTCCAAGTTGAGGCAGTACGGGTGCAAAAGGAACTCGCTGCGTAGGGCTTATGTCTTACACCTACTGCATCTGAATTTTTACTGCTTAGCATctgaatttctcattttttatttttattatcatttgttTTGCAGGGCAGAGTTCGATGGTTATTGCGAAGGTGAGCTAATCAAgg encodes the following:
- the LOC121243028 gene encoding uncharacterized protein LOC121243028 gives rise to the protein MKKMKGAVVMEPSPYAVYEDSRTRFKHQSLLQDFEELQKETEAMKKKLQMMKQKRLTLSAEVRFLRKRYKDLTANQHPNPQPKQDFVLPQKFDVRHTGATKGKNNSKKEAALRPPVPAPVLNRKERIYNGAEATLRKPAPIFDLNQKARTFSGKEAALQGSAPIFDMNQKERIYSGKDATKRHITPVFDLNQILTDEELQSDSEPSGRDEPKKSLLRGGSDEQLNDTKLSICRNMGNGSNRAGKRKISWQDQVALRV
- the LOC121243524 gene encoding nucleoid-associated protein At4g30620, chloroplastic-like; translation: MASTISLTGQMPSLRGVNDWRKPFTSSHSLCNLTSNANSVDLQMLSQARQGKYGHKGRSLRVCGLFGGKKDEKSEDAPSKAGILGNMQNLFETVKKAQMVVQVEAVRVQKELAAAEFDGYCEGELIKVTLTGNQQPVRTEITEAAMELGPEKLSLLVTEAYKDAHQKSVQAMKERMSDLAQSLGMPPGAGEGLK